Within the Montipora foliosa isolate CH-2021 chromosome 11, ASM3666993v2, whole genome shotgun sequence genome, the region TGTATGACTACCTTTGATTGCCAACATATGAAACAGTCATTTAAACCTCCTATGAGGTTTAACATATGACATGTTTTACAGATTCTTCTTCCCTAACAAAAAAGCCGGAAGAGGGAGCAGCCAATTATAAACCCACTGTACCTTATACTGACGACTTCATTCACACTCATGCATCTCCCAGCAATCTTTGCTAGCGCCAACTGCATTCCAGCCTGAAAGGCACCACCTGGGGTATCACATTGGGTCTTACACAGCGCGTCAAAACTGAACCCAGGACATATTCTAAACACATCTTGAGATAGAGGTTTGAATGCCCCGGATGTTCGACTGGCGTTAATCGCTCTGGTAATCTTTCCTTTGAAGTATCCATCCGCTGTGTCATCCCAGATCATAGGACAAGGATCTGGCCATATCGTGATGTCATCGGTACCTGAAGTAAGTTAAATTCAGATTCAGTAAAATATCACGACGAGTGAATATCGGGATGTTATTTACCGATAGTATAACCATAGGCTCTTTTGCCTTGCCATTTGTTTGTTTACTAGTCGGCACCTCGTTACTTTCTATCGCTCCTCAGCCTCCATTTCTACATATACGGTCCTTTCCTCGGGAGTGACTGTCCATTTGTCAGACCGTCCATTCACcctttcgtttcttttctaCTTTCATCTAGTTTCGTTTGTCTAAGGTTGAAAGTCCTGTCATGCATCAGTTCAGTTATTTCTCCCATTTCGTCGTTTCTATTCCTAAGGATAGTCTGCCCTTCGCTTTTCTTAAATACAATTTATTTGTCAAATATTTCCACGTCAACATTTGCCGCCTTTCCCACCGCTTTCTATATGACCACGTTTAATATAAGAAAGCAAGAATAtaattctaaaataaaaaggagATCATCACAGTTCTACAAAGCCACGGTGAATAGTGCTCTCTACAAAAAAAACTGCCTGAAACAAAGAACGATGTTTTTAACTCAACTGATGAAGAACTACCTAAGCAACTCATAATGATCTTTTTTTCAGTTCAACTGAAAGGGTAACAAGCGTCTTGTAAATACCTTTCTAATTAAATTTGTGCCCGGAGTGTCGGTGCCTTTCTTAGGATCCTATAATGCCGGTCCCATATAGAGAGCCTGTAAGTTTTCCCGAAATTAGTGACTCATAGAATCagcaaaaagcagttaaatgtAAGCATAATAATTCGGCAGCACCAATCTCATCTGTTGGCAGAGTTATCCTATCGAATCTCACTCTTAAGCATAGTGCTACATCGTTCTCATAATTTCAAAAAAGATTGTTAATCACCAACTTACCCTCTGAATTACTTTCATCACGCAGTCGTTCATTCTCCACAGCGATGCGCACAAAGTTCGTTCCCACTGTGCCTGTCATTCCCGCCAAATAGTTATTCACAAATCCCGCCACGCCGTTACCGAATACAATCAGCTGCACACTCTTGTCATACCAACGGTTCACGAAGTTTCCCGAATGCAGCGCGAACATTGCTTCGTTAGCTGTTCGTGGAGAGTCGTCAGGGTCAATCGCCACCACGAAAAGAGCATCGCGGAGCAGCGAGAGGTTAGTGCGGTTTCTTTGACTGAGGCATTTGAGGCGCTGTTCTTCTTGGCATCGCTGAGAAGGAGTCATACTTGTAAGAACAGCTATTGGAGTCGGCGGTTCTCTCAGGGCGTCAGTTTCTAAAATGTGTTCTATTTGTTTCTGAAAAGCAAATTATTAAATCGACAATTAGGCGAACAGAAAAAGGTGATGAAAGGGAGCAGGgatttttcatgtcgttttgtTCAATGTATCCTAAAAGGCTTGACAAAACAATGCTCATTCTTGTTTCAGAAAAGGCTTTTAGTTACCTACGATATCACCTATATAAAAGTCGGTGATTAACTAATTACTTTAAGTTGCCTGCTGGGAATGGTTCTCTCAAATCCCTCTTTGTCGCTGCGAATCAACTCCACTTTGTACATGTTTCCACGCACCATCACAACGATGTGCCTTGAAAGACTGTCAGGGGCTTTGTAGCGTTCAATGGATCCGGGGAGAAACTGCATGGAGCACGAAAAGATGTAGTTGTACCACTGCATCGACAGTGCTCTGTTTTTCACCGTATCCTGAGAAAATTCTCCTTTTGTATAAAAATCTCTGGCTTTCATGAGGCCGTTGATGAGCGAAACAGCACGATTTATCGTAACGTTTTCGTAGCTTTTCGAGGAATCACCATGTGAAATGAGGTGTTCACCGATACCACCATCTACTGATGTCCCGGCATCCCATGGGCTCCCTCTGACCAGCACAGCGTATGACGTCACAGGTTGTGATGGGATGATGTCTTCGTGGAAGTAAATTTCATCATGGCGGATTCCAAATGTGTCGCCATGATTTGAAGGGGCGTACCAACAGCTATGCACCGGGTCATCATGGTGTTGAGCACACAATCTATGTATAATACGTGAAAAAAACATAAATGCAGGTTTTCAGGGCCTAGCCCGATCTAACCCAAAGATAACTACGGTTTGCGTAAAAAGAAGTGAACTTTGTCACAACCATGGTCTAACTTGCGTGGCTGGTGGAAGAAACGTAGACAGCGAAAGAGAGGAAAGCCTTTTCCCTCTCTCGCTTCGCTCTCGGCCCTCTCCTCGTGTGTACCGCGCGCGCGACCATTCCTCTCTCTCCTTTCCTTTTCTAGCGTCTGCCACCTGAGCTAACTTATGTAAAGAATTAGGCTACTAAACATTTACCCCTCTTATCTATTTCCCATCCTCGATAGTACCGTGAATCACCCCTTCTGTGGGTCGTGGGGCGAAACACTTTCTCAAGTTGGTAATGCGAGAGAAGGCGCCTTGCTCAAGAACATAAGACGACGGTACGATCCAGAGGGTAGATCTCAAAATCCTACTTCCATTTTAGATCAACACTCTTGACTTTTCTCATCGTGTTTTTAAAGTAAATTACAGCTTAGTTCCCACGGTTTTCCCCTTTAAAAGTCGGGGAGGTCTCCCCCAACTTTTATGAAACAAGACGCTTAAGAGCgtttccgtgggatgcac harbors:
- the LOC137975272 gene encoding choline O-acetyltransferase-like yields the protein MYRLCSPQLVFRNVFYARRDCLAFLCTTTKLLDGSENRTDILSKDAKDFLGKSDLQTKVLQWDEKLPIPDPPPLRRLVEHLTRRRLTPASKGFKVTLNKFLVRAGCRVLGLQEAHERLCAQHHDDPVHSCWYAPSNHGDTFGIRHDEIYFHEDIIPSQPVTSYAVLVRGSPWDAGTSVDGGIGEHLISHGDSSKSYENVTINRAVSLINGLMKARDFYTKGEFSQDTVKNRALSMQWYNYIFSCSMQFLPGSIERYKAPDSLSRHIVVMVRGNMYKVELIRSDKEGFERTIPSRQLKKQIEHILETDALREPPTPIAVLTSMTPSQRCQEEQRLKCLSQRNRTNLSLLRDALFVVAIDPDDSPRTANEAMFALHSGNFVNRWYDKSVQLIVFGNGVAGFVNNYLAGMTGTVGTNFVRIAVENERLRDESNSEGTDDITIWPDPCPMIWDDTADGYFKGKITRAINASRTSGAFKPLSQDVFRICPGFSFDALCKTQCDTPGGAFQAGMQLALAKIAGRCMSVNEVVSIRHFRFGGMTFMDSCMADMKEFIAKALQSEHGIQNMTNQERLALKCLLKKATESYKDEVLGYNKGEISLWHLDSLYRNMGLVNRLPFRNSPHLDLKTILKQLVTAVLRSPLINILPPQVAENVTSNPCWYPEIEAIGRPGVKCILPPTSMALHYMFGRNAISITVNANPAHPCYESEEKFVKELERCLQFVIDLLNTE